TTCACCGTTCCCATGCGACGCTTGCGGAAGAAGTCGCGCAGCATTCCCCCGGCCTCGGCGGCGTCGGGCCCGGCCTCGGCGACGGGACGCCAGTGACAGGTCGGCTGGTCGAAGATTTTCGGCCCGTGGATGACCCCTCCGCCCTTGGGATCGTCCGCCGCCCAGACCACGCGGCCGATTCGAGCATGGCTGATCGCTCCGGCGCACATGGCGCAGGGCTCGAGCGTCACATAGAGGGTCAGGCCGGTAAGGCGATAATTTTGCAGTGCGGCGCCTGCGCGCCTCAGCGCAACGATTTCGGCGTGGGCGGTGGGATCATGGGCCGCTACGGGGCCGTTTTCGCCCGTGGAGACCACTTCGCCGGTCGATTCGTCGACGATAACGGCGCCCACGGGGACCTCGCCTGCGTCCGCCGCCGCTTGCGCAAGGTCCAATGCCATGCGCATGAACCGCTCATCATGGCCCGCCATACAGACGACAACGACAAGAAGCCCCGCCCCAGTCAAGAGTTGAGGGCGCACAAACCCGGCGACCGGCCGAAGAGCGGCGCCGCGCGCCCCGGCTCGGCGAGCGCCAAATTCTTTACGACCGAGAAGAAGGAACCGGGCTCCGGCGGTGGCAAATCCTTCGGCGGTCGGGCCTATGCTCCGGACAAGGGTGCGCGTCCGGAGAAGCCGATCAAGGGCAAACGCTATTCGGCTGACGACCAGAACGCCGGTAAGGGCGCGGTGGGCAAGGGCTTCGGCAAGGGCCCGGCCAAGGGCAAGGACGCCAAGGCGGCGCCCGAAGAGCCCAAGCGCACCGAACGGATCGCCAAGGCCATGGCCCGCGCCGGCATCGCCTCGCGCCGCGAGGTCGAGCGGCTGATCGGTCTGGGCAAGGTGGCGGTCAACGGCCGCATCCTCGACACGCCGGCGACCCTGGTCACCCGCGACGACGTGATCACCGTGGACGGCAAGCCCATCGCGGCGGTTCAGGCGACCCGCGTCTGGCGCTACAACAAGCCCGTCGGCCTGCTGACCTCGCACAACGATCCGGGCGGACGCCCGACCGTGTTCGACAGCCTGCCCGCCGGCCTGCCGCGTGTGATCTCGGTCGGCCGTCTGGACATCAACACCGAAGGCCTGCTGCTGCTGACCAACGACGGCGAACTCAGCCGCGCGCTGGAGCTGCCGACCACGGCCCTGGTGCGCCAGTACCGGGCCCGCGCCCGCGGCCGCATCACCCAGGCGACGCTCGACACCCTGAAGGACGGCGTCACCGTCGACGGCGTCCGCTATGGCCCGGTCGAGGCGACCATCGACAAGGCCAAGACCAATGAGGACGGCGGCCAGTCCGCCAATCTGTGGATCAGCGTCCAGATCTCCGAGGGCAAGAACCGCGAGGTCCGCAAGGTGCTGGAGTCGGTCGGCCTGACCGTCAACCGCCTGATCCGCCTGGCCTACGGCCCGTTCCAGCTCGGCACCCTGCCGTCCGGCGCGGTCGAGGAGGTTGGTCCCCGGGTCATCCGCGAACTGCTGGGCGAACATATCCGCCCCGAGAACCTGCCCCAGGGCAACACCGTCCAGACCCCGGCGCCCGTTCCCGGCCGTCGCGGCGGCATGCCGGTGGTGACGGGCAAGTCCGGCTCGGCCCTGTCCGACCCGTCGCGCAAGCCCAGCCGCGTCCGCGCCGCCGAGACCGCGACCGCCCAGAGCATCGAAAAGGCCAACCGCCCCGCCAAGAAGGCCGGTTGGGCCAAGGCCGCGCCGCCCAGCCCGCGCGGTCCCTCGACCAAGAAGGCATGGGTTCCGCGTGAAGGCGCCGCCGCCGACGGCGACCGGCCCAAGCGCCCGTTCAAGCCGCGTGAGGACCAGATCATCGGTCCCAAATCCTCGACCTGGGCCCGCGATGGGGACAGGCCGAAGCGCGACTTCAAGCCGCGCGGCGAAGGCGGCGCACGCCCCTCCGGCACGAGCGGTCGCCCGGCCGGCGGCGCCCGCCCGACCGGTCCGCGCAAGCCGCGCGGCTGACGCCGACCGTTGACGCGGCAGGGGCGGCGTTGGAACCTGTTCCGACACCGCCGGGGGACGCCATGACCGACCATACCCACGAGATCGCCCACCAGGGGGACCCCGGCCTCGATCGGCTGCTGTTCTTCTCGGACGGGGTGTTCGCGATCGCGATCACGCTCCTGTCGATCGAGCTGCATGTTCCGCACGGCTGGGACGGCTCCTTTGCCGGGCTGATGAACGCCAGCTGGAAGATGCTGGGCGCCTTCGCCATCAGCTTCGCGGTCATTGGCGTGCTGTGGAACGCCCACCGCCGCTGCTTCCTGAAGATGACCCGGTTCACGAGCGGGGTGTTCGTGCTGAACCTGTTCGTCCTGGCCGGGATTGCCTTGATGCCGTTCGCGACCTCGCTGCTCTATGAGAATCCGCACGGAGGCGACGCCTTCCTGATCTACCTTTCGCTGGTTGCCCTGACCGGTGTGGCCCAGGGCCTGACCTATGGCTATGCGGCCTTCGTCGCCGATGTGATCCGGCCACGCCAGCATGCGATGATGCGCTTTTCGGCCTTCCTGATGCAGACTCTGATGCCCGGCCTGTGCTGCGGCCTGACACTGCTGGCGCTCGGCCGCGCGCCGTTGTGGATCGTGATCGGCCTGGCCGTGAGCCTGACCCTCCTGATCAGCTTCCGCGTGTTCGCCGCCAAGCGCTTTGGTCCGGCCGCCGTCGCCGCATGAGAATCGTCGCCGGATCGCTGAAGGGCCGCGCCATCGTCGCGCCTGAGGGACAGAACACTCGCCCCACCTCCGACCGCGCCCGTCAGGCCGTGTTCAACGTCCTGGAACACGCATCCTGGGCCGAGAGCCTGCAGGGCGTGCGCGTCATCGACCTGTATGCCGGCTCGGGCGCCCTCGGCTTTGAGGCGGTATCGCGCGGCGCCGGCTTCTGCCTGTTCGTGGAGACCGATGACGGCGCGCGCGGCGCGATCCGCGACAATGTCGAGGCCTGGCACCTGTTCGGCTCGACCCGCGTCCTGCGCCGCAGCGCCACCGACCTCGGTCCGCGCCCCGGCCCGATCGCCGAGGCCTTCGACCTGGCCTTCCTCGACCCGCCGTATGCCAAGGGGCTGGGCGAACAGACCTTGGCCGAGTTGCTCAAGGGCGACTGGCTCAAGCCCGGTGCGATTGTCGTGTTCGAACGCGGCTCCGGCGAGCCAGAGATCGAGACGCCGGGCTATGAGCGGCTCGACGCCCGCGACTACGGCGCCGCCCGGGTGCTGTTCCTCCGCAAGGAAGACTGAAAAACGCGCTTGACCCTCACGCCGCGTGAGGCCCGATAGAGGCGTCCATGCGGAACGACGCGCGCCACAGAACCTATACCGTCAGCCAGCTGGCGCGGTTGTCCGGAACCTCGGTCCGGACGCTGCATCACTATGACGAGATCGGCCTGCTGAAGCCCGCGTCGGTCGGCGAGAACGGCTATCGCTACTACGGACGCGAGGAACTGCTGCGACTGCAGTCGATCCTGGTCCATCGGGAATTCGGCATCGCCCTGGGCGATATCGGCGTCCTGCTGGACAGCGCCGGCTTCGACCGTCTGGAGGCGCTGCGCGCGCAACGGGAACGGATCGAGGCGGAGGCGGAGCGCTATCGCCGACTGGCCCGGACGATCGACCGCACGATCGCCGAACTGGAAGGACGAGACACCGTCATGGACAAGCAACTCTACGAGGGCTTCAGCCCGGAAAAACAGGCCGAGTACGAGGCCTGGATTATCGACAAATACGGCGAGCAGGCGCGGCCCCGCATCGAGGCGGGCCGGGCGGTGGTCGAGGCCATGTCGCCGGCCGAGCGTCAGGACTGGATGGCCGAGGTCGCCGAGCTCGAGGCCGATCTGGGCAAGGCGATGGGGCAGGGAGTGGCGGCGGACAATCCGGCCCTCGACCCCATCCTGTCGCGCCACCGCGCCTGGGTCGGCATCAGCTGGAAGACCATGCCGACGCCGGAAGCCTATGCCGGCCTCGCCGACCTCTATACGGGCAATCCGGACTTCCGGGCCCGCTATGAGGCGATCCAGCCGGGGCTCACCGACTGGATGGCCGAGGCGATGAAGGCCTATGCCGCCCGGGCGGCCTGATCGGGCGCATTTCGGGGCCGCTGGAGCGATCCGGCGGTCCCGAACGGGGGTTTCGGGCGTGGATTTGTGCGGTATTTTAATACCGCATTCAGAATATCGAATAAAATCAGATATCTAAGGCGTATTCATGCGTTCAATGCGCATTGACGCCTGTGATCCCTTCCTCTATCAGCGCGCCTTCCGTTCGTTCCGGCATCTGCTGGAGCGGGCCAACCCGTTTCGTCTATCCCAGGAACCTCGAAAATGCTGAAGAGCACTACGGCTGCCTTGAAGCCGTCCGAGGTCGAGAGGAAGTGGATCCATATCGACGCTGAAGGCGTCGTCGTGGGCCGCCTCGCGACCTTCATCGCCATGCGCCTGCGTGGCAAGCACCTGCCGACCTACACCCCCCACGTGGACTCGGGCGACTACATCGTCGTCACCAACGTCGACAAGGTCGTGTTCACCGGCAAGAAGAACACCGACAAGATCTACTACCGCCACACCGGTCACCCGGGCGGCGTGAAGTCGACCACCCCGGCCAAGGTGCTGGGCGGCCGCTTCCCGGAACGCGTTCTGGAGAAGGCTGTCGAGCGTATGATGCCGAAGGAAAGCCCGCTGGCCCGTTCGCAAATGACGCACCTGCGCCTGTTCGCCGGCGCTGCGCACGACCACGACGCCCAGCAGCCCGAAACCATCGACTTCGCCGGCCGCTCGGCCAAGAACACCCGGAGCATCTGAGCATGACCGACGTCACTCAAGACACCGCCACCGGTTTCGACGCCCTGAAGGGTCTGTCCGCCACGGCCGAGGCCGCTCCGGAACACGTCCAGAAGATCGACGCCCAAGGCCGCGCCTATTCGACCGGCAAGCGCAAGAACGCGATCGCCCGCGTCTGGGTCAAGCCCGGCACCGGCAAGTTCACGATCAACGGCAAGGATCAGATGCAGTATTTCGCTCGCGAAATCCTGCGCATGATGATCGCCCAGCCGCTGGTCGTCTGCGGTCGTGAGACCCAGTTCGACGTCGTCTGCACCGTCGAAGGTTCGGGCCTGTCCGGCCAGGCCGGCGCCATCCGCCACGGCCTGTCGCACGCCCTGACGCATTATGAACCGGCCCTGCGCCCGGTCCTGAAGCCGCACGGCTTCCTGACCCGCGACAGCCGCGTCGTCGAGCGCAAGAAGTACGGCCGCGCCAAGGCTCGCCGTTCCTTCCAGTTCTCGAAGCGTTAAGCCGTTTCGCGAAAGCGATTACGAAACGGGGCGCTTCGGGAAACCGGAGCGCCCTTTTTCTTTGCCTGTTCCATCAGGAGCATCAGATGACCCACACGATCTTCATCGACGGCGAGGCCGGCACCACGGGGCTGGAGATCCGGCAGCGTCTGGAAGGTCGCGCGGATCTGGAGTTCATCTCCCTGACCGGCGACCTGCGGAAAGACCCGGCGGCGCGGCGCGAGGCGTTGAACGCGGCCGATGCGGTGATCCTGTGCCTGCCCGACGAGGCGGCGAAGGAAGCCGTCGCGATGATCGACAACACCACGACCCGGGTCATCGACGCCTCCACCGCCTTCCGGGTCGCCGAGGGCTGGACCTATGGCTTCGCGGAGATGGATGCGGGTCAGCGGGCGGCCATCGCCGTCTCGACGCGGGTCAGCAATCCCGGCTGCTATCCGACGGGCTTCATCGGCCTGATGCGGCCTTTGGTGAAGGCGGGCATCGTTCCGGCCTCCAGCTTCGTCACCGTCAACGCTGTCTCGGGCTATTCCGGCGGCGGCAAGTCGATGATCGCCGAGTTCGAAGGTCCCGATAAGGACAAGGCGCTCGCCTTCCGCGCCTATGGCCTGAACCTGCACCACAAGCATGTGCCGGAGATGACGCAGCACACGGGGCTGGCCAACGACGTCCTGTTCGCTCCCGCCGTCGGGACCTATCGCCAGGGCATGCTGGTCGAGATCCCGCTGCAGCTGTCGGCCCTGCCGGCGACCTCGGTCGAGGTCATCCATGGCGCCCTGGTCGAGGCCTATGCCGGCCAGCGTTTCGTCGAGGTCGCGGACCTGGAGACGACCGAGGCCATGACCGGCATCGACCCGGAGGGGCTGAACGGCACCAATCGCATGCGCCTGCACGTCTTCGGCGACCGTCACGGCCATCAGGCGCGTCTGGTCGCCCTGCTGGACAACCTCGGCAAGGGCGCCTCGGGCGCGGCGGTGCAGAACCTGAACATCATGCTGGGTCTGGACGAGGCGACGGGGCTTTCCTGACGCCTTGAAACCTTTCGCGTATCGGCGGCGTACTTCGGATCATGACCCAGTCGATCCAGATCCCGCGCCGTTCGCTGCTGATGGGCGCCGGCGCCCTGTCTCTCAGCGTGGCCCTGTCGGGCAAGGCCCAGGCGGCCGACGCCTTCGCGTCCTCGCCGTTCCGCCAGACGACCGACGCCCAGTGGCGCGCCCGCCTGCCGGGCCTCAGCTACGATGTCATGCGCCACGAGGCGACCGAGCGGCCGTTCACCAGCCCGCTGAATGACGAGCATCGGCCCGGCACCTTCGTCTGCAAGGCCTGTGAGCTGCCGCTGTTCCTGTCGGCGTGGAAGTTCGATTCAGGCACCGGCTGGCCCAGCTTCTATCGCGTCAACCCGGCCAACATCGGCTCGAAGAGCGACTTCGCCATCGGCTTTCCGCGTACGGAGTATCACTGCGCCCGCTGCCTGGGGCACCAAGGCCATGTCTTCGATGACGGCCCGCTGCCGACCGGAAAACGCTACTGCAACAACGGTGTCGCGCTGACCTTTAAGCCCGGCTGATCACTGCCAGCTGCGGGCTTTGAGGGCGGACTCGATCGTCGCGCCGGTCATCACCGAGGCGATGATCACGAACAGGCCGTAGTCGTGGCCGGACCAGAACACTGGCACGGCGGCCAGCAGCATGACGACCAGCGGGAAGACCCCGGCCATGGCCGCCGTCGAGGGCTTGTCGGCGTGGATCATCGGCGGCGTCGTCCGCTTCAGCTGGCGCTGCATCAGGGCGTTGCCGAAGACGTAGCCGACGATGCAGATCGCGGCCATCAGCGGGTATTTGATTTCGCCCGCGGCGCCGAGCTCGCCGTAGACGACCGCGGTCAGCAGCAACAGGAGCAGGGAGATGGTCGTGCTGATGGCCAGCAGGACGTTCGGTTCGATACGCTTCAAGACTTCACTTTCACATAGGCGCCGGGCGTCGGCTCGAGGGGCTTGAGCGGCCCCTTGGCGGGATCGCGCGCCGGAATCTGTTCGCCCGACCGCTCCTTAAGCCACGCAGCCCAGTGGTTCCACCAGCTGCCGGGATGTTCCTGCGCCCCCGCCTGCCATTCGGCCAGGGTCGCGGGCAGGGCAGTGTTGGTCCAGTGCTGGTACTTCTTCGCCGCCGGCGGATTGATGATCCCGGCGATATGGCCCGAACCGCCCAGGGTCAGGGTGACGTCGGCGTTCCGGAACGCTCGCGCCGAGCGATAGACCGAGTTCATCGGGGCGATGTGGTCCTCTCGGCTGGCCACGAAATAGAGGGGGATGGTCACGTCGCCGAGGTCGACCTTGAGGCCGCCGATCCCAAACTCCCCCTTTGCCAGGAGGTTCTGGCCGTACATCGAGCGCAGATAGTCCATGTGCAGGGCCTTGGGCATCCGCGTCTGGTCGGCGTTCCAGAACAGCAGGTCGAAGGCCGCCGGCGACTTGCCCATCAGATAGTTCGAGACGAAGAACGACCAGATCAGGTCGTTGGCGCGCAGGGCGTTGAAGGTCTCGGCCATGGCCGCGCCGGGCAGGACCCCGCCGGCCTCGTCCATCTGCTGCTCGATCGAGCTCAGCCAATGCTCATCGGTGAAGAGCAGCAGATCGCCGGCCTCCTCGAAATCGTGCTGGGCGGCGAAGAAGGTGGTGGCGGCGACGCGTTTGTCCTTCTTCGCGGCCATATGGGCCAGGGCCGCCCCCATCAGGGTGCCGCCGATGCAATAGCCGACGGTGTTCAGCGTCTTCGAGCCCGTCTGCTCCAGCACCTTCTCGACGGCGCGATAGATGCCCTTGTCGAGGTACTCGTCGAAGCCGAACCCGGCCTTGTCCTGATCCGGATTGACCCAGGAACAGACGAAGACGGTGAAGCCTTGGGCCGACAGCCAGCGGATCAGCGAGTTCGCCGGCTGCAGGTCCATGATGTAGAATTTGTTGATCCACGGCGGGAAGATCAGCAGGGGCACGGCGTACTGCTGGTCCGTCGCGGCGTCGAACTGGAGCAGTTCGAACAGCTCGTCGCGCCAGACGACCTGGCCCGGGGCGGTGGCGACGTTCTCGCCGACGACGAACTTGCCGTAGTCGGCCTGGCTGATGGCCAGCTTGCCCGCGCCGCGCTCCAGGTCGGCGGCGAAATTCTGCATCCCCCTGACCAGGGATTCGCCGTTGGTCTCGGCCATGGCCTTGAGCGCCGCCGGGTTGGAGGCGAGGAAGTTGGACGGCGAGAAGGCGTCGGTCAGCAGCTTGGTGAAGAACTCGGCCCGGCGGCGCGTCATCGGATCGACGTCCTCGACCGAGGCGATCAGGCCGTTCATCCAGTCCGAGGTGACCAGATAGGACTGGCGCATCATGTCGAACATCGGGTTCTCGGACCAGGCCGGGTCCTTGAACCGCTTGTCGGGCCGGTCGCCGGCCGAGGGGGCGACCGTCTCGCCCGCCGCGCGGCGACTGGTCGTGGCCCACAGGTCCATATAGCGGCTGAACAGATCGGCCTGGGCGCTGAACAGCTTGTCTGGGCGGGCGGCCAGGCTGGTCATGACGCTGGTCATGGCGGGGCCGACGTTGAAGGGATCGGGCGACAGGGCGGCGGGGCGGTCGGCCTGGCTCAGGGCGGCCTCGGCGATGGCCGACTGGGCGGTCATGGCGGCCCGGGCGATGTTGATCGACAGGGTTTCCAGCGCCTGCATCTGCTCGGCGCCCGGCATGACGAAGGGATTGGCGGTCTCGGCTTCGGGCTTCGGTTCAGAGTTCGGCTCAGGCGGGGAAGGGGCGGCGGCCTCTACGACGGGCTCAACAGCGGCGTCGGCAGCCTTCTTCGCGCGGGGGCGCGGCGGCTTGGCGGAGGTCGGGCGACCGGCCTTTCTGGGCGCGGCGACGGGCGTTTCGGTCTTGGAAGCCTTGGTCGGTCGCTTGGCCATCAGGGGTCCTTCGGCGTTTCCCGGCGTGGGGGACTGCACGCCGCCCTTCCGCCGAATGCGATCATGGCATATGACCGGCTCTGAAATGAACGCTCGCGTTGTGAAAAAGATGATGCGGCCGATGCTTATGGCCGGCGCGGTCCTGGGAATGGCCTCGGGCCTGTCCGCCTGCGTCGGCTCCTTCGACCCGGAAACGGACGCCAGTTCGCCGCTGGCCCCGCGCGTCCAGGCCCTGGTCGACGCCAATCGCACCTATCCGCGCTGGGAGGACTTCCCGCGCTCGTCCGAGCCCGTGCCGCCCGCGGCCCAGGTGGCCCAGCAGGTCAATACCTTGCGCGCGACCGGCGGCGCCCTGGCCAATGAGGTCTCGACCCTGCAGTGGCAGAACAGCGACCCGGCTGCTTTGGAGCGCGAGGTCGCCGCCCGCGTCG
The genomic region above belongs to Brevundimonas goettingensis and contains:
- the rpsI gene encoding 30S ribosomal protein S9, with the protein product MTDVTQDTATGFDALKGLSATAEAAPEHVQKIDAQGRAYSTGKRKNAIARVWVKPGTGKFTINGKDQMQYFAREILRMMIAQPLVVCGRETQFDVVCTVEGSGLSGQAGAIRHGLSHALTHYEPALRPVLKPHGFLTRDSRVVERKKYGRAKARRSFQFSKR
- the phaC gene encoding class I poly(R)-hydroxyalkanoic acid synthase — protein: MAKRPTKASKTETPVAAPRKAGRPTSAKPPRPRAKKAADAAVEPVVEAAAPSPPEPNSEPKPEAETANPFVMPGAEQMQALETLSINIARAAMTAQSAIAEAALSQADRPAALSPDPFNVGPAMTSVMTSLAARPDKLFSAQADLFSRYMDLWATTSRRAAGETVAPSAGDRPDKRFKDPAWSENPMFDMMRQSYLVTSDWMNGLIASVEDVDPMTRRRAEFFTKLLTDAFSPSNFLASNPAALKAMAETNGESLVRGMQNFAADLERGAGKLAISQADYGKFVVGENVATAPGQVVWRDELFELLQFDAATDQQYAVPLLIFPPWINKFYIMDLQPANSLIRWLSAQGFTVFVCSWVNPDQDKAGFGFDEYLDKGIYRAVEKVLEQTGSKTLNTVGYCIGGTLMGAALAHMAAKKDKRVAATTFFAAQHDFEEAGDLLLFTDEHWLSSIEQQMDEAGGVLPGAAMAETFNALRANDLIWSFFVSNYLMGKSPAAFDLLFWNADQTRMPKALHMDYLRSMYGQNLLAKGEFGIGGLKVDLGDVTIPLYFVASREDHIAPMNSVYRSARAFRNADVTLTLGGSGHIAGIINPPAAKKYQHWTNTALPATLAEWQAGAQEHPGSWWNHWAAWLKERSGEQIPARDPAKGPLKPLEPTPGAYVKVKS
- a CDS encoding pseudouridine synthase, producing MARHTDDNDKKPRPSQELRAHKPGDRPKSGAARPGSASAKFFTTEKKEPGSGGGKSFGGRAYAPDKGARPEKPIKGKRYSADDQNAGKGAVGKGFGKGPAKGKDAKAAPEEPKRTERIAKAMARAGIASRREVERLIGLGKVAVNGRILDTPATLVTRDDVITVDGKPIAAVQATRVWRYNKPVGLLTSHNDPGGRPTVFDSLPAGLPRVISVGRLDINTEGLLLLTNDGELSRALELPTTALVRQYRARARGRITQATLDTLKDGVTVDGVRYGPVEATIDKAKTNEDGGQSANLWISVQISEGKNREVRKVLESVGLTVNRLIRLAYGPFQLGTLPSGAVEEVGPRVIRELLGEHIRPENLPQGNTVQTPAPVPGRRGGMPVVTGKSGSALSDPSRKPSRVRAAETATAQSIEKANRPAKKAGWAKAAPPSPRGPSTKKAWVPREGAAADGDRPKRPFKPREDQIIGPKSSTWARDGDRPKRDFKPRGEGGARPSGTSGRPAGGARPTGPRKPRG
- the tadA gene encoding tRNA adenosine(34) deaminase TadA codes for the protein MRMALDLAQAAADAGEVPVGAVIVDESTGEVVSTGENGPVAAHDPTAHAEIVALRRAGAALQNYRLTGLTLYVTLEPCAMCAGAISHARIGRVVWAADDPKGGGVIHGPKIFDQPTCHWRPVAEAGPDAAEAGGMLRDFFRKRRMGTVKPDRR
- the rsmD gene encoding 16S rRNA (guanine(966)-N(2))-methyltransferase RsmD; this translates as MRIVAGSLKGRAIVAPEGQNTRPTSDRARQAVFNVLEHASWAESLQGVRVIDLYAGSGALGFEAVSRGAGFCLFVETDDGARGAIRDNVEAWHLFGSTRVLRRSATDLGPRPGPIAEAFDLAFLDPPYAKGLGEQTLAELLKGDWLKPGAIVVFERGSGEPEIETPGYERLDARDYGAARVLFLRKED
- the msrB gene encoding peptide-methionine (R)-S-oxide reductase MsrB; this translates as MTQSIQIPRRSLLMGAGALSLSVALSGKAQAADAFASSPFRQTTDAQWRARLPGLSYDVMRHEATERPFTSPLNDEHRPGTFVCKACELPLFLSAWKFDSGTGWPSFYRVNPANIGSKSDFAIGFPRTEYHCARCLGHQGHVFDDGPLPTGKRYCNNGVALTFKPG
- the rplM gene encoding 50S ribosomal protein L13; this translates as MLKSTTAALKPSEVERKWIHIDAEGVVVGRLATFIAMRLRGKHLPTYTPHVDSGDYIVVTNVDKVVFTGKKNTDKIYYRHTGHPGGVKSTTPAKVLGGRFPERVLEKAVERMMPKESPLARSQMTHLRLFAGAAHDHDAQQPETIDFAGRSAKNTRSI
- the argC gene encoding N-acetyl-gamma-glutamyl-phosphate reductase translates to MTHTIFIDGEAGTTGLEIRQRLEGRADLEFISLTGDLRKDPAARREALNAADAVILCLPDEAAKEAVAMIDNTTTRVIDASTAFRVAEGWTYGFAEMDAGQRAAIAVSTRVSNPGCYPTGFIGLMRPLVKAGIVPASSFVTVNAVSGYSGGGKSMIAEFEGPDKDKALAFRAYGLNLHHKHVPEMTQHTGLANDVLFAPAVGTYRQGMLVEIPLQLSALPATSVEVIHGALVEAYAGQRFVEVADLETTEAMTGIDPEGLNGTNRMRLHVFGDRHGHQARLVALLDNLGKGASGAAVQNLNIMLGLDEATGLS
- a CDS encoding MerR family transcriptional regulator, with product MRNDARHRTYTVSQLARLSGTSVRTLHHYDEIGLLKPASVGENGYRYYGREELLRLQSILVHREFGIALGDIGVLLDSAGFDRLEALRAQRERIEAEAERYRRLARTIDRTIAELEGRDTVMDKQLYEGFSPEKQAEYEAWIIDKYGEQARPRIEAGRAVVEAMSPAERQDWMAEVAELEADLGKAMGQGVAADNPALDPILSRHRAWVGISWKTMPTPEAYAGLADLYTGNPDFRARYEAIQPGLTDWMAEAMKAYAARAA
- a CDS encoding TMEM175 family protein, whose product is MTDHTHEIAHQGDPGLDRLLFFSDGVFAIAITLLSIELHVPHGWDGSFAGLMNASWKMLGAFAISFAVIGVLWNAHRRCFLKMTRFTSGVFVLNLFVLAGIALMPFATSLLYENPHGGDAFLIYLSLVALTGVAQGLTYGYAAFVADVIRPRQHAMMRFSAFLMQTLMPGLCCGLTLLALGRAPLWIVIGLAVSLTLLISFRVFAAKRFGPAAVAA